In one window of Desulfonatronum thioautotrophicum DNA:
- a CDS encoding SpoIIE family protein phosphatase: protein MSHCFGIQTLQGCEDTPDDPTLLGCFVEQMPIALAVLDTSLRYVAASTKWRDIVFCRQEMLPREVMGDALPGLPERWMVFFERALAGRMLEGEDVFPRADGQPEFIRFGMQPWRSNGDTVAGVLVYLETVTDQKLQQRDLRQNLAQLRAILDAAGDGVLAMYADGTIINLNRRVAEMFGYAVEELLQANVSLLMTPPYRKRFQERVRQGLHRSQERMFSTQPQEVAGLRRDGTILPLEISVNTIWIEEIRLFTVVLRDITERKQTQENLLETLNELEQKQRILDADLQAAAEMQRNLLPQSAPFPDQVQAAWIFDPCVTIGGDVFNLLRLDADHLGAFMIDVSGHGVPSALMSFSIVQLLQEGSAFLVEQDERVGTRRIREPASVLALLDKEFPITRFGKYFTMLYMILDLRSGELRYASAGHPPPVCCPPLGKPRTLSQRGPIIGLDGYLPFETRTVWLEPGELVLLYTDGLTENRNANGEPFGIDRLLSLLERHSGSTAEELTNAVRNVLRAFMAESPPRDDVTLLSMQFAGTPATKPLATDTLSSMP, encoded by the coding sequence GTGTCGCATTGTTTTGGTATCCAGACGTTGCAGGGGTGTGAGGACACACCGGACGATCCCACGCTCCTGGGCTGCTTCGTGGAGCAGATGCCCATTGCCCTGGCTGTACTGGACACAAGCCTGCGCTATGTGGCCGCCAGCACGAAGTGGCGCGATATCGTCTTTTGCAGGCAGGAAATGTTGCCACGGGAGGTTATGGGTGACGCATTGCCAGGCCTCCCTGAACGGTGGATGGTTTTTTTCGAACGAGCCCTTGCCGGGCGGATGCTGGAAGGGGAGGATGTTTTTCCCCGAGCCGACGGGCAGCCGGAGTTCATTCGCTTCGGAATGCAGCCTTGGCGGAGCAATGGCGATACTGTCGCCGGAGTCCTCGTTTATTTGGAGACGGTTACCGACCAGAAACTCCAGCAGCGGGATCTGCGGCAAAATCTTGCCCAGCTGCGAGCCATCCTTGATGCTGCCGGTGATGGCGTGCTGGCCATGTACGCGGATGGGACCATCATCAATTTGAACCGCCGCGTCGCGGAGATGTTCGGGTATGCTGTCGAGGAGTTGCTCCAGGCCAATGTGAGCCTGCTCATGACGCCACCGTATCGAAAACGGTTCCAGGAGCGTGTTCGCCAGGGCCTGCACCGGTCCCAGGAGCGGATGTTCAGCACCCAGCCCCAGGAAGTCGCTGGATTGCGCCGCGACGGGACAATTCTTCCGCTGGAAATTTCCGTGAATACCATCTGGATCGAGGAGATTCGCCTTTTTACAGTTGTTTTACGGGACATCACCGAGCGCAAGCAGACCCAGGAAAATCTGCTTGAAACCCTCAACGAACTGGAGCAAAAACAGCGCATTCTGGATGCGGATCTGCAGGCTGCGGCAGAGATGCAGCGCAACCTTCTTCCGCAAAGCGCCCCCTTCCCGGACCAGGTTCAGGCCGCTTGGATTTTTGATCCATGCGTGACCATCGGAGGTGATGTCTTCAATCTGTTGCGTCTGGATGCGGATCATCTCGGCGCGTTTATGATCGATGTCAGCGGACATGGGGTGCCGTCAGCCCTGATGTCCTTCTCCATTGTCCAGTTGCTTCAGGAAGGCTCGGCCTTCCTGGTTGAGCAGGATGAACGCGTCGGCACGCGGCGTATCCGTGAACCGGCCAGCGTTCTGGCACTCTTGGATAAGGAGTTTCCCATCACCCGATTCGGGAAGTATTTCACCATGCTCTACATGATTTTGGATTTGCGCTCAGGAGAGCTGCGGTACGCCAGCGCCGGGCACCCTCCACCGGTATGTTGCCCGCCTTTGGGAAAGCCCCGCACCTTATCTCAGCGCGGTCCGATTATCGGCCTGGATGGCTACCTGCCGTTTGAAACCCGGACCGTTTGGCTGGAGCCCGGGGAATTGGTGCTGCTTTACACCGACGGTTTGACGGAAAACCGCAATGCCAATGGGGAACCATTCGGTATCGACAGGCTGCTGTCCCTGTTGGAGCGCCATTCCGGGTCCACGGCCGAAGAGTTGACGAATGCCGTGCGCAATGTCCTGCGGGCGTTCATGGCCGAGTCGCCTCCCCGTGACGACGTGACCCTGTTGTCGATGCAATTTGCCGGGACACCTGCAACCAAACCCCTGGCTACGGATACGCTGAGTTCCATGCCGTAG
- a CDS encoding GGDEF domain-containing protein produces MTNRDTSQDSEAVRTLRCKLDRTLELYQRNLSVFHKFKLCASEIQAMTSLEQLPGLLQTLRDRLNVQDMHLVLAQELFAELLPDSIATKPQLSLRRMLREMGLSDSFRHPLLGTYAEILLQAPSLRELLQPSRNQSCAGSVCIFPLWDKYQPDNLIGYLTLIDANPQRYNGGMATDFIEFFADLFSWSLVTLREHEKLQWESTLDHLTGCHNRTYLMKHAPRILEFAQRKQFPVALLFIDLDGFKLVNDILGHACGDQLLIAVAQRIQSIVRDYDIFIRLGGDEFLLLLPDVGEQTAQRTANRIQSELLTLPVSRICSVDTQLSVAASIGLAMYRPGETLQQLIQRADSEMYSAKASTKASS; encoded by the coding sequence ATGACCAACCGCGACACGTCGCAGGATTCCGAAGCCGTGCGCACCTTGCGATGCAAGCTGGACCGCACCCTGGAGCTGTACCAACGCAATCTCTCGGTATTCCATAAATTCAAGCTTTGCGCCTCCGAGATCCAGGCCATGACCTCCCTGGAACAGCTTCCTGGGCTTTTGCAAACCCTCCGCGACCGCCTCAACGTCCAGGACATGCATCTGGTTCTGGCCCAAGAGCTTTTCGCGGAACTGCTCCCCGACTCCATTGCCACCAAACCCCAGTTGTCGCTTCGACGCATGCTCCGGGAGATGGGCCTGAGCGACTCCTTCCGCCACCCCCTCCTGGGAACCTATGCGGAAATCCTCTTGCAAGCGCCTTCGCTCCGGGAACTTCTGCAGCCATCCCGCAATCAGAGCTGTGCCGGTTCCGTCTGCATTTTCCCTCTTTGGGACAAATACCAGCCGGACAACCTGATCGGCTACCTGACCCTGATCGACGCGAATCCCCAGCGCTATAACGGTGGGATGGCCACGGACTTCATTGAATTTTTCGCTGACCTGTTTTCCTGGTCCCTGGTCACCCTCCGGGAGCACGAAAAACTCCAGTGGGAGTCCACCTTGGACCATCTCACCGGATGCCACAACCGTACCTACCTGATGAAACACGCTCCGCGTATCCTGGAATTCGCGCAGCGCAAACAATTCCCGGTTGCCCTGCTGTTTATCGACCTGGACGGATTCAAGTTGGTCAACGACATTCTGGGCCACGCCTGCGGAGACCAGCTCTTGATCGCCGTCGCCCAACGTATCCAGAGCATTGTCCGTGATTACGACATTTTCATCCGTCTCGGCGGTGATGAATTTCTCCTGCTACTTCCGGACGTCGGCGAACAAACGGCCCAGCGTACCGCAAATCGCATCCAAAGCGAGCTGCTCACCCTTCCCGTATCCCGAATCTGCTCGGTGGACACCCAACTGAGCGTCGCGGCCTCCATTGGTTTGGCCATGTATCGGCCAGGCGAAACCCTGCAACAGCTCATCCAGCGGGCGGACTCGGAAATGTACAGCGCCAAGGCATCGACCAAGGCCTCCTCCTGA
- a CDS encoding STAS domain-containing protein — protein MQFRTEHIGDVIVATLTCREVDAAGAEDLKTDLLAAAKESRKRMILDFSQVEFIDSTGLGAIIAVHKGCADGGRLVLCCIADTVASVFTLTRLDAFFTIRPNRDAAMHLFSQE, from the coding sequence ATGCAGTTTCGTACTGAACATATCGGTGACGTCATTGTGGCCACACTGACCTGCCGGGAGGTGGACGCCGCTGGTGCCGAGGATTTGAAGACCGACCTTTTAGCAGCAGCCAAGGAGTCGCGAAAGCGCATGATCCTGGATTTTTCCCAGGTGGAATTCATCGACAGCACAGGGCTGGGAGCGATCATTGCCGTACACAAGGGGTGCGCGGATGGGGGAAGGCTTGTGCTGTGCTGTATCGCGGATACGGTGGCCAGTGTTTTCACTCTGACCAGGCTGGATGCATTTTTTACGATTCGTCCCAACAGGGACGCGGCAATGCACCTCTTTTCCCAGGAGTGA
- a CDS encoding ATP-binding protein — MADSRSKTITLTIDSSLEQVALLGVAVQAVCLYSPLTEMEAYQVRLCVVEAVNNIIKHAYALEANHPVEVTMTLMDERLSIDLRDEGSVASFPEGLLGREGDSIKDGGDPPEQGYGLHIVLSVMENVRFERLGEQNFLRMEKTFAPDPARERADESVIRNVAA; from the coding sequence ATGGCCGATTCCCGCTCGAAAACGATCACCCTGACGATCGACAGCTCCCTGGAGCAGGTTGCCTTGTTGGGGGTCGCGGTCCAGGCCGTCTGCCTCTATTCTCCCTTGACTGAAATGGAAGCGTATCAGGTTCGACTGTGCGTGGTTGAGGCCGTGAACAACATCATCAAACATGCGTATGCCCTGGAGGCGAATCATCCGGTGGAGGTGACCATGACCTTGATGGACGAGCGGTTGAGTATTGATCTTCGGGATGAGGGGAGCGTCGCGAGCTTTCCTGAGGGGCTCCTGGGCAGGGAAGGAGATTCGATCAAAGATGGCGGTGATCCGCCGGAGCAGGGTTACGGATTGCACATCGTTCTCTCGGTCATGGAGAATGTGCGGTTCGAGCGGCTGGGCGAGCAAAACTTCCTGCGCATGGAAAAAACCTTTGCTCCGGATCCTGCCAGGGAGCGGGCCGATGAATCGGTCATCCGGAATGTTGCGGCCTGA
- a CDS encoding DMT family transporter has protein sequence MEVWWALLAAALFGAADFSAGIASRRSPALTVTFLSQSTGMVLFGLSLVVLLEQPTGPALRWGAIAGAIAAVSVFLYYRALALGRMGIVATITAIWSAVVPFGLGLALGERPSILAICGVVGVIFAVGMISYIPTPTARPRTLPASPARQKAFNMEGGVRFNRILPRHGFLLRFSQTPGMFGATLAGIGFGLLGVLLNQAGALGNVLWPVFSAAVASVLVTGIMLAGSRSPLLFDRGNLPHIISAGVMQSLGVLCFLLAIQTGLVSIVAVIVALSPAPTLLLARMFLAETLSRNQLLGFVVAMLGIALVTV, from the coding sequence GTGGAAGTCTGGTGGGCGCTACTGGCCGCGGCGCTGTTCGGCGCGGCGGACTTCAGCGCGGGGATAGCGTCGCGCCGTTCACCGGCCCTGACCGTAACCTTTCTGTCCCAAAGCACGGGCATGGTGCTCTTTGGGCTGTCCTTGGTCGTGCTCCTGGAGCAACCGACCGGTCCCGCTCTGCGTTGGGGGGCGATCGCCGGAGCCATCGCTGCTGTATCCGTTTTTCTGTACTACCGAGCCTTGGCCTTGGGTCGGATGGGCATCGTGGCCACGATCACGGCGATCTGGTCGGCTGTTGTTCCCTTTGGCCTGGGTTTGGCCCTGGGTGAACGGCCGTCGATCCTGGCCATTTGCGGCGTGGTTGGCGTGATTTTCGCGGTGGGGATGATCTCCTATATTCCGACACCGACCGCAAGGCCACGCACTCTGCCGGCTTCTCCGGCTCGCCAAAAGGCATTCAACATGGAGGGCGGGGTTCGTTTCAACCGGATTTTGCCGAGGCATGGCTTTCTGCTGCGGTTTTCCCAAACCCCGGGAATGTTCGGGGCGACACTGGCCGGTATCGGTTTCGGGCTTTTGGGCGTTCTGCTGAATCAGGCCGGAGCGCTGGGCAACGTGCTTTGGCCGGTATTTTCCGCTGCTGTTGCTTCGGTTCTGGTCACAGGGATCATGCTGGCGGGCTCCCGCTCTCCGTTGCTGTTCGATCGCGGCAATCTGCCACATATCATTTCCGCCGGGGTGATGCAGTCCCTGGGCGTTCTCTGCTTTCTGTTGGCCATTCAGACGGGGCTGGTGTCCATCGTCGCGGTCATCGTGGCTCTCTCGCCGGCCCCGACCCTGCTGTTGGCCAGAATGTTCCTGGCCGAAACCCTCTCCCGGAACCAGCTGCTCGGTTTTGTTGTGGCCATGCTGGGCATTGCCCTGGTCACGGTGTAG
- a CDS encoding aspartoacylase has translation MPINHVAVVGGTHGNEPTGPYLLRLLAEKGIPASCSTFALDLVLANPKAYKQNVRFIDQDLNRSFLTADLSNHSLQHYEAKRAKEINQLLGPKGNAKTDLILDIHTSTASMGTTVILQSSSPLQMQLAAHVQSAIPGVFIYAISAETYTGGSDQPFLPSVAETGIGLEFGPIPNGILRHDLVNRSYAATLACLEFIEQTNRGSAPLPRQPVEYFEHVKTVPFPLDEEGRIDAIIHESLQDRDYTPLKPGDPIFVHRNGQVVHSTEDEILYPVFINEAAYYPQKAAFSLTRKRSTTL, from the coding sequence ATGCCCATCAACCACGTTGCCGTTGTCGGCGGCACGCACGGCAACGAACCCACCGGACCTTACCTGCTTCGACTCCTGGCTGAAAAAGGGATTCCGGCATCCTGTTCAACCTTCGCCCTGGACCTCGTCCTGGCCAACCCGAAAGCCTATAAGCAAAACGTCCGCTTTATCGACCAGGACCTGAATCGATCCTTTCTGACCGCGGACCTGTCCAACCATTCCTTACAGCACTACGAAGCCAAACGGGCCAAGGAGATCAATCAACTGCTCGGCCCCAAGGGCAACGCCAAAACGGACCTGATCCTGGACATCCACACCAGCACGGCGAGTATGGGAACAACCGTCATCCTCCAGAGCAGCAGCCCGCTCCAGATGCAGCTGGCGGCCCATGTCCAGTCAGCCATTCCCGGCGTGTTCATCTATGCCATATCCGCGGAGACATACACCGGAGGGAGCGATCAGCCGTTTTTACCCTCCGTTGCTGAGACCGGTATCGGCCTGGAATTCGGCCCGATCCCCAATGGAATTCTCCGCCATGACCTGGTCAACCGGTCCTATGCCGCCACGCTGGCATGCCTGGAGTTCATCGAGCAGACCAACCGGGGGAGTGCGCCATTGCCACGGCAGCCCGTCGAGTATTTCGAACATGTCAAAACCGTCCCCTTTCCTCTGGACGAGGAAGGACGCATCGACGCCATAATCCATGAGTCATTGCAGGACCGGGACTATACTCCCCTGAAGCCCGGCGACCCCATCTTTGTTCACCGGAACGGCCAAGTTGTTCATAGCACGGAGGATGAAATTCTCTACCCGGTCTTCATCAACGAGGCGGCCTATTACCCCCAAAAAGCCGCCTTCTCCCTGACCCGAAAACGCTCCACCACCCTTTGA